From Pagrus major chromosome 6, Pma_NU_1.0, one genomic window encodes:
- the pdrg1 gene encoding p53 and DNA damage-regulated protein 1, whose amino-acid sequence MDGESKRVLEYLTEVEVAAEDVLTTKQQIVDLDTKRNRNREALNSLKNEMSDSEKVKVCFGNVFIKFPKLKTMEMIQKDQEQLDMEINDLRKGLKAKVNHLNEMQGKPELRGYNLSPLSSDEIKAINGLLKK is encoded by the exons ATGGACGGTGAATCCAAGCGAGTTTTGGAATATTTGACAGAAGTGGAGGTGGCAGCTGAAGATGTTCTCACCACAAAACAACAA ATAGTGGACCttgacacaaagagaaacaggaacAGAGAGGCATTGAACtcactgaaaaatgaaatgtcagattCAG AGAAAGTGAAGGTTTGCTTTGGAAACGTCTTTATCAAATTTCCCAAATTGAAGACGATGGAGATGATTCAGAAAG ACCAAGAGCAGCTGGACATGGAGATAAATGACCTGCGCAAAGGACTGAAAGCAAAAGTCAATCATCTCAATGAGATGCAAG GAAAACCTGAGCTGAGAGGCTAcaatctttctcctctctcctctgatgaAATCAAAGCTATTAACGGCCTTTTGAAAAAGTGA
- the LOC140997987 gene encoding uncharacterized protein, with the protein MGTILKGRVPQQCLERVSIRERDWKKKVSWSNSRPNVASNKIGRRQSQRKSPQPQCMLPSQENNNEKRLHQRRQHKPNTTSTKSSTPQHSAQGATESMSHPLSHALSRMELKVQLAAHHREQKHKGFRRSRHSPAFPCHRLTDSNPDLLDRLSPNPVVGNLSDHGECDSDTDLSVSERLPMSPSCLALPQLELRPEVIEAEDCSACNQRPRGCCHGGFDFPDSLPPPFNSWSLSQLAVFYNMEGRGAPRPRPVGPLERYLERLLQLEWRQIQTSQEENGKSVVSDVVSSCHRSPAAAASSRLSSPKCILQCQRAFPLTFFSSLASHSALLSGCACTLCRIHYSTISPLCSRSTHSRTRQSRLSPTLERKGPTSLSTRSYSESRVHSSDRSYTSQTQGFTSPVRSNSHLRRMQASGNIRNPVQGANTKSHSTARDSSVGAGRESLEAWRDMLDYRTGGFRMRSGSEQRRGGVERHEVASEKRRSGSECRRGGAEWRRTAELKEWEIKPDAVTAIMDNLPGSKNSPTNRVKQVELVT; encoded by the exons ATGGGCACAATACTGAAAGGGCGAGTGCCACAACAATGTCTGGAGAGGGTTTCCATCAGGGAGAGGGACTGGAAGAAGAAGGTGTCGTGGAGCAACAGCAGGCCTAATGTGGCCAG CAATAAAATTGGTAGGCGGCAGTCACAAAGGAAGTCACCGCAGCCACAGTGCATGTTGCCAAGTCAAGAGAACAATAATGAGAAG AGGCTGCATCAAAGAAGACAGCACAAGCCTAACACTACCTCAACCAAAAGCAGCACTCCTCAACACAG TGCTCAGGGAGCCACAGAGTCAATGTCCCATCCACTGTCCCATGCATTGAGCAGGATGGAGTTAAAGGTGCAGCTGGCTGCTCACCACAGGGAACAAAAGCACAAAGGTTTCAGAAGGAGCAGACACTCACCAGCTTTTCCCTGCCACCGACTGACCGATTCAAATCCTGATCTGCTGGACAGACTGTCGCCAAACCCAGTGGTAGGAAATCTGAGTGACCATGGAGAATGCGACAGTGACACTGACTTATCTGTGTCAGAGAGACTTCCTATGTCGCCTTCTTGTCTGGCTTTACCACAGCTTGAGCTGAGGCCAGAGGTCATCGAGGCTGAAGACTGTTCTGCTTGCAACCAGAGGCCCAGAGGATGCTGCCATGGTGGCTTTGACTTCCCAgactctctccctccacctttTAACTCCTGGAGCCTCAGTCAGCTGGCTGTTTTTTACAACATGGAGGGCCGGGGGGCCCCTCGGCCCAGGCCTGTGGGACCTTTGGAAAGGTACCTGGAAAGGCTGCTTCAGTTGGAGTGGCGCCAGATTCAGACCTCCCAGGAGGAGAACGGAAAGTCAGTTGTGTCAGATGTTGTATCCAGCTGCCACAggtcacctgctgctgctgcctcgtCACGCCTCAGCTCTCCAAAGTGCATCCTCCAGTGTCAGCGTGCCTTTCCCCtcaccttcttctcctctctggccAGTCACTCTGCCCTGCTCTCCGGTTGTGCCTGCACCCTATGCCGCATCCACTACTCTACCATTAGCCCATTGTGCAGCCGCTCCACCCACAGCCGCACCCGTCAGTCCAGACTGAGTCCCACATTGGAGCGCAAGGGGCCCACATCACTCTCGACAAGGAGCTACAGTGAGAGCCGGGTGCACTCCTCAGACAGGAGCTACACATCGCAGACTCAGGGGTTCACCAGCCCTGTGAGGAGCAACAGCCACCTGAGGAGGATGCAAGCTTCGGGAAACATTCGCAACCCTGTTCAAGGTGCTAACACAAAGTCTCATTCCACTGCCAGGGACTCTAGTGTCGGGGCTGGAAGGGAGAGTTTGGAAGCATGGAGGGATATGTTGGACTACAGGACAGGGGGGTTTAGGATGAGGAGTGGCTCAGAGCAGAGAAGAGGTGGAGTAGAAAGACATGAAGTTGCATCAGAGAAAAGACGGAGTGGCTCTGAGtgtagaagaggaggagctgagtGGAGGAGAACAGCTGAGCTCAAGGAATGGGAAATCAAACCAGATGCTGTCACTGCAATAATGGACAATTTACCTGGATCCAAAAATTCTCCTACAAACAGAGTCAAACAGGTTGAATTAGTAACATAA